CGAGGCACCACCAAGGCTGACCACATCCCCGCGTACCGCGCGCGGTTCGACCGCGACCCGACGCCCGAGAACGGCTTCCTCCTTGCCCGCCTCCTCCCGGCAGCGGAGTCGGAGGCTCTGGTCCTCCGCCTCCTCGCCGATCACCCCTACAACCCGTGGTTGCTCCGCCTGGGCGCAAGGCACCACCTGCGCGCGAGGCGCTGGAGCGAGGCGGTGCGCGCCTACGAGAGGCTCGTCCAGGTCTCGCCCGCCGACATCGTCAAATCGTTCGAGCTGCGCGCCACCGCTCTCGCGGGCGCAGGCCGTGCGGAGGAAGCTCTGTGGCTTGCGGACCGGCTTCCTCTCGGTGGCGCTCACTTGAGGGTGGCGCTCACCTACGCCCGACTGGTCAAGCTCGTCGGCGCCGGGGACCCGAGCGGCTACGTAAAGCGTGTGTCCCAAAGCGAAACGCTGCCGCCTGGCTTCCTCGCGAGCTTCGAGACCCTCACCGGAGGCGACGCCCTAGCCGAGATCACCGCCATCGCAGGGGCGCCCGAGCGCAAGGCCCGTATGGTCGAGCGCGAGGCGCTGCGCAAGCCGTGGTCGGCTCTCGCGCTCCTCGCGCAGGCGCCCGAGGGGACCGCCGGCGAGCTCGACCTGGACGTCGCGGTCCTCCTCCTCGGCGCCGCTGAGGGCGCGAAGCTTTCCCGCGTACGCGACCAGCTGGTCTCCGCGCTCGAGGAACACGGCCCGCCGTTCCTCGACTACATCCGCACCGGAAGAGAAAACTCCGCCACCGACGAGCTTCCGCCCGCGGGCCTCGCCGCCATCCACGTTGCCCGCGCGTTGACATTGGATGGGAGCGAGCGCGACGCCCTGCTCTCACTCGCGAGGCAGGAAGACCCGCTCCGCGGCGTGCCCAGTCTCGCGGCGGAGGAGCTCGAGGGAAAGGCTCCCAGGAGCACCCCTTCCAGCAGCAAAGGGAGCTGACGTGCCGTTCACGCTCGCTGAGGCGGTAGAGGAAGTCGAGAATGCGACCGTCGCCGCCATCTGGCGCCAGCCCGATACGGTCATCGTCGAGCGTCCGGGTTGGTACCAGTTCACGACGGCGTCCTCGCGGCTGTACTGGATGAACGGCGTCGCACGCTCCGTCCTGAGCTCCGAGGAGGCAGCGGAGGTCGTCGGAAGGACGGTCGCCGCGTATCGTTCCGCGGAACTTGGATTCCGGTGGACGCTTGGCCCCGGCGCCGCACCCGCCCATCTCGCCGAGCTGCTCGAGCGAGAGGGCATGCGGTTGATGTTCGTCGCGAGGGGCATGGTCGCCGACGTGCCGACTCTCGAGGTGAACGCTGGTCCCGGCGTGATCGTGGAGCGCGCGACGTTGGCCAACGTCGACGATTACGTCCGCGCAAGCGCCGCTGGATGGGGAAACACGACCGAGGCGGCACGCGAGATCCGCGCGAACATGATCCGGAGTCTCCGGGATCCGTCGAATCGAACGCTCTACTACATCGCCCGTGTCGACGGCGTGCCGGCAGGTTCCGGTGGCTTGCTCCCACTCGCCAGCTCCGGCTACCTGCTCGGGAGCAGCGTCGACCCGGAATACCGCGGCCGCGGCGTCTACCGCGCGCTCGTCGCGGCACGCGTGGCGACCCTGCGGGAGATGGGGCTCCCGCTCGTGACCATCCTGGCGAGCTCCGAGACGTCGGCTCCGATCTGTTCGAGGCTCGGCTTCGAGACCGTGTGCGAAGCTCGGATCTACGCCTGGGAGCCGAGCCAGGACTGACTCGCGACCTCGAGGCCGATCGGCCAGCGATCGAGAGTACGCTAGCGCCGTGAGCGAACATCCTTTCGATCTCGTGACCGAAGCCGACCTCCGTAGGCGACAGAGCGCGAAGTGGCGCGTGTACCCTTCGGATGTCCTCCCCGCGTGGGTGGCGGAGATGGACTATCCGATCGCTGGGCCGATCCAGCGGGCCCTCGGCGAGGCGCTGGCGAACGACGACGCCGGCTATGCCGATCCTCGCGGCCTCGGCGATTCGTTCGCACCGTGGGCGCGCTCGACGTGGGGCTGGGACGTCGCTCCAGGAGACGTCAGGGTCGCGCCGGACGTGGTCACTGCGATGGCGGAGATCCTCGGCGTCGCGACGAGACCTGGCGACGGCGTCGTCGTCGACCCGCCGGTGTACGCGCCATTCGCAGAGACCATCCGGCGCTTGCACCGGCGCGTCATCGAGACTCCGCTCGCGCGGGTCGAGGGCGGCTATCGCCTCGACCTCGACGCGATCGAACATGCCTATGCCGACGGAGCGCGCGCGCACCTACTCTGCTCGCCGCACAACCCGGTCGGCCTCGTGCACGAGCGCGAGACGCTGGCGGCGGTCGCCGAGCTCGCTGCGCGCCACGGGGTCCTCGTCGTGAGCGACGAGATCCATGCGCCGATGACCTACGGCCCAGCGAGGCACATCCCTTTCCCGAGCATCTCCGAGGATGCCGCGCGTACCTCGGTGGTGCTCTCCTCCGCGTCCAAGACCTGGAACA
The Vulgatibacter incomptus DNA segment above includes these coding regions:
- a CDS encoding tetratricopeptide repeat protein; the encoded protein is MAHAAPPKTRRWVPLLAVASLAILATTVFAVGLNPSTTEHLSVMGDDDAVQVHIGEQNRRGTTKADHIPAYRARFDRDPTPENGFLLARLLPAAESEALVLRLLADHPYNPWLLRLGARHHLRARRWSEAVRAYERLVQVSPADIVKSFELRATALAGAGRAEEALWLADRLPLGGAHLRVALTYARLVKLVGAGDPSGYVKRVSQSETLPPGFLASFETLTGGDALAEITAIAGAPERKARMVEREALRKPWSALALLAQAPEGTAGELDLDVAVLLLGAAEGAKLSRVRDQLVSALEEHGPPFLDYIRTGRENSATDELPPAGLAAIHVARALTLDGSERDALLSLARQEDPLRGVPSLAAEELEGKAPRSTPSSSKGS
- a CDS encoding GNAT family N-acetyltransferase gives rise to the protein MPFTLAEAVEEVENATVAAIWRQPDTVIVERPGWYQFTTASSRLYWMNGVARSVLSSEEAAEVVGRTVAAYRSAELGFRWTLGPGAAPAHLAELLEREGMRLMFVARGMVADVPTLEVNAGPGVIVERATLANVDDYVRASAAGWGNTTEAAREIRANMIRSLRDPSNRTLYYIARVDGVPAGSGGLLPLASSGYLLGSSVDPEYRGRGVYRALVAARVATLREMGLPLVTILASSETSAPICSRLGFETVCEARIYAWEPSQD
- a CDS encoding MalY/PatB family protein, with protein sequence MSEHPFDLVTEADLRRRQSAKWRVYPSDVLPAWVAEMDYPIAGPIQRALGEALANDDAGYADPRGLGDSFAPWARSTWGWDVAPGDVRVAPDVVTAMAEILGVATRPGDGVVVDPPVYAPFAETIRRLHRRVIETPLARVEGGYRLDLDAIEHAYADGARAHLLCSPHNPVGLVHERETLAAVAELAARHGVLVVSDEIHAPMTYGPARHIPFPSISEDAARTSVVLSSASKTWNIAGLKSSVMVACHDDTRRLLAKLPAELAYHAGHLGVLGARAAFEDGADWLAETMRILDRNRRLVADLLRAHLPRARYVEPQAGYLAWIDCTGLGLGPDPAKVFLERGRVALSSGLSFGAGGEGFVRVNFATTRTLLEEAIRRMAVALA